From the Bradyrhizobium ontarionense genome, the window GCCGCTGCACTGGACCGCCGACGGCCTGCCGCTCGGCGTGCAGTTCATCGGCCGCCTCGGCGACGAGATCAGGCTGTTGCAGCTCGCCCGCCAGCTCGAGCAGGCGCAGCCCTGGTTCGGCCGGTTGCCGGACTGGGTGGTGGAGAGCTGATCCTCGCGTCTTCCTCGCGCGGGGCTCGCGATCACGCACGCGACACTGCTGCGCGCATGCGGCGATTGCGCGCTTGTCGTTTGTCGTGTTCTATCTTGGGTAGAGCGTCGGCGCGGACAGTCGCCTCGGTATGGCCCGCCGCATCGCTCCGTGAACGGGCCGGTCTGCTCGTGCCGCGATTGTGCAATGCATATTGGCCACATTTTCAGAGGGGCGGATCATGGACGTCAGGGTCTATTTTGCGACCAACAGGCAGCCTCTGACGGCGGACGGGACGGATCAGATCATGGGGTTCGGTTCCGATCTCGGTCCGGTCAACGGCCTCAGCGTCAGGTATGGCAGGGCCGACATCGCCGTCGATCTGGCGGCGCGGACCTATGCGCTCGTGCCGGGATCGGTTCATGTCGAGCCGGAGCAACTGATCTTTCCGCAAGGCTCGGGACCGGTTCTCGGCAGCGATACGATCTTCGGTGCGCTGCGAGCCGACATGCAGGCGAAGGCGCGCGCGACCATCGCGTTCATTCATGGTTTCAGCAACAGCTTCGTCGATGCGATCGAGCGCGCCGGCTGGATATCGGCGTTCTACGGGCTCGACGCCAACATGTTCGTGTTCAGCTGGCCTTCGGTCGCCTCACCCTTCGGCGTGCCGCTGCCCTATGTCGACTACCAGCACGACCGCAAGACGGCGGCGGCCTCCGGCCCGGCCGTGGCGCGCACGCTGCGGCGGCTCTACGATTTCGTCGATACGCTGCCGGAAGGCCAACGCTGCAACCAGAGCATCCACCTCGTCTGCCACAGCATGGGCGTCTATGTCCTGCGCAACGCGTTGCAGGCCTTGATGCAGATGCCTGATCCGGTTGCGGGCGCGACCATGTCCAGCGGCGTTTCGGCGATGGTGCGAATGGGCGGGGCGCAGCCGTCCCTGATCGGATTGCGCAAGACGTTCGACAAGGTCGTGCTCGCGGCGGCCGATGAGGATGCCGATGCGTTCGATGACCCGGCGAAGCTCAAATATCTGCCGCGCACGGCCACCAGCGTCACGGTCTATCATTCGACCAAGGACTGGGTTCTCAACACCCTGAGCGCCGGCACGAAATTCAACGGTCCGCGATTGGGCAACGATGGCCCGGAGAACATGGGCAGCATCAGCGACAAGGTCACGGCGATCGATTGCTCGGATGTGACGACGTTTGAGCAGGACCCGCAGGAGCATCAGTACTATCGCATCTTTCCGGTCGTTCGTGACGACATCGTCCAGGTCCTGAACGGCGTGCCGCAAAACCAGGTCACCAACCGCGAGCCGGTGGCGTCGGCGCGATACCGCATCCGTCCGCAAGCCGATGTCGCAGCCAACGCCTCCGCGGCCAAGCCGCGCGTTGCCAAGGCGCGTGTCCCCAAGGCGCCTGTCCCCAAGGCCGGCGCCGCGAAGAAGAAGCAGGCCGGCGGGAGCTGAGCTCAGGGCGAGCGCCGCGCGGAAGCGTTAGTCCTTCTTGCGCGGCATGCCGATCGCGCGGCCGAGCCCTTCGGGCAGCGGCAGCGCGGCGTGGGCCTGCAGCATCCGGCCGATGCTCTGCTGGATGTCCGTCGGGAACGGCGCGACCTTGCGTCTGGTCATGTCGATATGGATGGACATGTTCTCGGAGGTGGCGGAGACCCAGCCTTCGTCCGCGTGGCGCAACTCCTCGAAGGTGTGCAGCCGTTTCTCGTCGGCGGCGATCAGCCAGACGGCGATCTCGACGGGATCCCCGAGATGGATCTCGCGCAGATAGCGCACGTGGCATTCCGCTGTGAAGGTCGAGCCCTGGCGCTCCTTCATGTAAGCGGGGCCGATGCCGAGCTCGGCCCACAGCTGGTCGATGGCGCGATCGAACATCACGTTGTAATAGGCCATGTTGAGATGGCCGTTGTAGTCGATCCATTGCGGCTCGACCTGCATGATCGACGACCGGAACGGCCCGGCCGCTTGCGGTGTGGGCACTGCATTATCGCTCATCGGCTCTTCCGTTTGCTCCCTTGACCCCTTGATCGTCCTTTGTCACGGTCCGCCCAAATTCCGGAGGACACAGTGGCGACGACCATCCCCCATCACGACCTGAAGCGGCCCGCGCCGGAGGCACTTAAGAGCGCGCTCGACGCGCTCGCGGCCCGCTTCGGCAACCGGCTCATCACCTCGCAGGCCGTGCGCGAGCAGCATGGCCATACCACGACCTGGCTGCCGACGCAGCCGCCGGATGGCGTGGTGCTGGCGCAGGAGACCGCCGACATCCAGGACGTCGTCCGCATCTGCGCGCCAAGGGGCGTGCCGATCATTCCGTTCGGCACCGGCACCTCGCTCGAAGGGCAGGTCAATGCGCCGGCGGGCGGCATCTGCATCGACATGCGCGACATGAACAAGGTGCTGGAGGTGCATGCCGAGGATCTCGACTGCGTGATCCAGCCCGGCGTCACCCGCAAGGCGCTCAACGAATATCTGCGCGACCAGGGCCTGTTCTTCCCGATCGACCCCGGTGCCGATGCTTCGCTCGGCGGCATGGCCTCGACCCGGGCCTCGGGCACCAACGCGGTGCGCTACGGCACCATCCGCGAGAACGTGCTGGCGTTGAAGGTCGTGCGCGGCGACGGCGAGATCATCAAGACCGGGACGCGCGCCAAGAAGTCGGCGGCGGGCTATGACCTGACGCACCTGTTCATCGGCGCCGAAGGCACGCTCGGCATCATCTGCGAGATGACCATTCGCCTGCGCGGCATCCCCGAGACGATCGCTGCGGCGGCCTGCTCGTTCGAGACGGTGCGCGGCGCCTGCCAGGCGACCATCCTCGCGATCCAGACCGGCATTCCGGTGGCGCGCATCGAGCTGCTCAATGCCGCGCAGGTCAGGGCCTGCAACGCCTATTCGAAGCTGACCCTGCCGGAGACGCCGCTGCTGCTGCTGGAGTTCCACGGCAGCGAGGCTGAGGTGGCCGAGCAGTCGAAGAACTTCGCCGAGATCGCGGCGGAGTGCGGCGGCGGCGATTTCAGCTGGACCACCAAGCCCGAGGACCGCACCAAGCTGTGGCAGGCGCGTCACGACGCCTATTGGTCGGTGAAGGCGATCCGGCCCGGCGCCGGCGTGGTCGCCACCGACGTCTGCGTTCCGATCTCGCGCCTCGCCGATTGCGTTGCCGAGACCGAGGAGGATCTCGCGCGTCTCGGGCTGACCTCGCCGATCGTCGGCCATGTCGGCGACGGCAATTTCCACTGCTCGCTGATCTGCGATGTCGATGATGCCGACGAGATGGCGCGCGGCGAGGAGTTCATGCATCGCCTCGTCGAGCGCGCGCAGGCGATGGGCGGCACCTGCACCGGCGAGCACGGCATCGGTCAGGGCAAGCAGAAATACCTCAAGTCCGAGCTCGGCGAAGAGGCGCTCGATGCGATGCGCGCGGTGAAGAAGGCGCTCGATCCGCAGAACATCTTCAATCCCGGCAAGATCATCCCGGCGGGTTGAGGCTTCGTTGGATCTGAGCTGTCGCCGCGATTACGCTGCGCTCCCTCGCCCCGTTCTTACGGGGGCGCTCGCGCTGTGAGGGTTGGGGTGAGGGACAGACGCCCGAGAGGTGTCAATGGTTAGACCTGTGCCCCCTCACCCGGATTGCATCTGACGACGCAATCCGACCTCTCCCCGCACGCGGGGAGAGGTGAGCACCAAGCAAGCCGCTCAAACTTGGCAGATCCGGCTGCTGGCGAAGCGCCAAATAGAAAGCGCCGCCGCGGGGCGAACGCGGCGGCGCTTTTTTCATGATCGGATCAACGGCAGACGCGGCGCGGTCCCCACGGAGTCGGACGCAGGAAACAAGTGCGCGGGCCGTAGCCGCCGTAGCCGTAGGGACGATAGACGCGGGGGGCAGGGCGGCACCGGCCGAAGCGGTCGGGGAACCAGCCGGGACCGCAGCCGCCGGCCACGCGCTCGACATTGCTGTCCGGGGCCGCGGGCTGGGCCGGCAGCGTGAAGGCATGGGCCGCCGATCCGCCCAGCATGACGGTCGCGGCGAGCAGGGCGGAGGTGAACAGATGGCGCATTTCGGTGCGATCCTCTCGGTTGGTTTCGAATCAGTCCAGTCGTTAGACGCTGTCCGACGGGTTTCGGTTTCGCAAATTTTGCAACGTCGCGAAACCTCTACCCATTACCATAGTGGCCAGCGATGCTGATCATGCGGTGCAGCCATGGGGACGATGTGACGCATAGCTGCACACTATTCACTATTCACTGCAGTGAATTCCCTCCAGTGTATTCGCTGCCACATGAACGGCGGCTGACGTGTCTTGCAGCACGCTGAGCCTCACGCGGCATCACTTGCCGCCCTGCTGCGCCTTCGCATCCTTCAGCGCCGTCTTGCAGCCGTCCGAGAGCCTGTCGAACTTCTCGATCATGCACTGCTTGATGCGGCCGCCGCCCGGCATGATTCCGGGACACAGCGCGCGCACATCGTCGCCGCAGGCCTGGCGCATCGCGGCCATGTCCTGTGCCTGCGCGGCGGTGATCGAAATGATTGTGAACAGCAATGGGAGCAGCTTGCGCATCGGTGATCATCCTTCTCTGTGCCGCGGCTGACGGGCCGGGGTCGTGATGAGGATGTCTCGCCGGCAAAATTTGCGCGGGTATGTCGGTCGTCGCGGTGGTGCGTAACGGTTTGTATCACTTGGTATCGAGCTGCGGCGCGAGGCTGCGCAGCGCGAGATCGACGCTGTGGAACACGTGGTCTCTCGGCAGCGCGTCGTAGAGACCGAACCGTTCGAATGCCGCCTGGGCCCGCAGCGATTCCAGCCGGGCCACCGCGAACACGATGCCTGCCTCGTTGCACAACGCGATGACCTCGCGCAGAGCCTGCGCCGCGGTGAAGTCGATCTCGACGATGGCGCTGGCCTCGAACACGAGGAGCCGTGGCTTGCGGCTGCGCAGCATGTGCTGCAGGTCGGCGCGGAACGTCGCGGCGTTGAGGAAGCTGAGCGGCGCCTGGAAGCCGACCACCGCGACGTCCGACAACACCTCGCCCTTGATCTGCGGATGCGCCGGCCACCAGATCGTCGTGTCGGGCACGCGTTCGAAGGCGATGAGATGCGCGCGCGTCGTGCTCCAGATGCCGTGCAGCAGCGACAGCGAAATGCCGAGCGCGACGCCCTGCTCGATCGGCAGCGCGACGATGGCGGCGGCCGTCGCCAGGATGAGCAGGAATTCCCCCTTGGATTGGCGGTAGACGCTGACGATCTGGGCCACGCGGACGATGCGCAGCGCGACGAACAGCAGCACGCCGCCAAGCGCCGCCTCCGGCACATGCGCGAGCAGCCGTGCCCCGAACAGGACGAGCAGCAGCACGATGGCGGCCGCGAGCAGACCGGCAACCTGCGAGCGGCCGCCGGTCTCGACTACGATGCCGGTGCGGGGCGGGCTGGCGTTGACGGGAAATGCGCCGAACAGTCCGGCCAGCACGCTGCCGGCGCCGGCGCCGATGAAGTCGCGGTCGACGTCGGCCGGACGATTCGGATCTGACGGGAACGAGCGCGTCGTGGCCGAGGTCTGCACCATCACGACGACGGCGATCAGGAAGGCGAGCGGAACCAGCTTGGCCCATTGCTCGGGCCCGATCAGCGGCACGGACGGCATCGGAACGGTGCCGGAGACCTCGCCGATCACGGATACGCCGCGCGCCTGGAGTCCGGCTGCGACCACGAACGAGGTCGAGGCGGCGAGCGCGATCAGGGCGCCCGGGAGGCGGGCGCTGATGCGTTCGCAAACCATCACGGTGGCGAGCACGCCGAAGCCGATGATGAGCGTGTAGGCGTTGGCCTTGCCGAGTTCTCCCGCCAATGTCGCGATCCGCGCCAGCGTCGGTCCGCTCGGAGACGGCAGGCCCAGCACCCCCGGCAATTGAGAGACGATGATGTGGACGGCGATGCCGGCCAGGAAGCCGACCGTCACCGGCACCGACAGCAGGTTGGCGATGCCGCCGAGCCTGAAGCCGCCGGCCAGCACCAGCATGATTCCGACCAGCAGCGCCAGCGCCGCGGCCAGGCTGCCATATTCGGGCGTGCCGCTGGCGGCGAGCAGCGCCAGCCCGCCGGCGAAGATCGGCGTGATTGTTGAATCGGCGCCGCAGGACAGGAAGCGGTTGGCGCCGAACAGCGCAAAGCCGAGGGATCCCGCCATGAAGGCGAAGAAGCCGGTCTCCGGCGTGAAGCCTCCGAGCTTTGCGGTGGCCATCTGCTCGGGGATGGCGATGGCCGCGAGCGTCAGCCCGGCGGCGAGATCGGCGGGCAGGGCGCTGATCTGCCATCCCCGTAGCGAGCGGAGCATCGGCCAGTGATGGTCGCCGTCGTTGCGCGGTTGCACAGTCATGTCGGTTTCTCCGATCGCGCCGCACGGGAGCTGGTCGTCCGCTCACGCAAGGTCGCGATCCCAAGGTGGCTCCGGCGCGAAGGCCGAGGCGAGGTAGTCGATGAAGGCGCGCACCTTGGCGGACGGCGTGTGATCCGGCAGGTAGACGGCGTGGACCGCCAGCAGCTCCGACGGCGGCACGTCGAGCCGCACCGGGACCAGCCGTCCGGCGCGCAGCTCGTCGCCGACGATGAAGGTCGGCTGGTAGATCAGGCCCTGTCCGGCCAGCGCCGCTGCGAGCAGCGCATCGCCATTGTTGGCGCGCAGATTGCCGCTTACGGTCGCATCGACCGCCGTCTTGCCGCCCATGCGCCAGCGCGAGGGTCCGGCCTGCGCCAGTGTGTAGCCGAGGCAGTTGTGACCGGCGAGATCGGCCGTGGTGCGGGGCACGCCGTGGGCGGCGAGATAGGACGGCGCGGCGCAGACCATCATGCGGCAGGGCGCGAGCCGCCGCGCGACCAAGGTCGAGTCCCTGAGCGTGCCGATCCGGATCGCGAGATCCCAGCCTTCCTCGATCAGGTCGACCAGCCGGTCGTTGAGGCCGAGTTCGACGCTGACGCCGGGATAGAGCTCGGCAAACCGGGCCAGCAGCGGCGCGATCTGGCGGGTGCCGAAGGCGAGCGGAACGTTGAGCCGCAACAGCCCGCGCGGCTCCACGCGATCGGCCGCGATCGCGCTCTCCGCCGCCTCGAAGTCGCCGAGCACGCGTTCGGCGAGGTCGAGATAGCGCCGTCCCGCCTCGGTGATGGTCAGCCGTCGCGTGGTGCGATGGAACAGCTTGGTGCCGAGCCGGGTCTCCAGCGCCGCGAGGTGCTTGGTGACCATGGTCGGGGACATGCCGAGCAGGCGCGCCGCTCCGGACAGGCTGCCGGATCCGGCTACCTTGGAGAGCACTTCCAGCCCGGTCAGGCGGTCGAGCAATCGAGCATCTCACTCTTCTGGTGTGAAGTGAATTTCCCTTGTAGCGGATTATCGCCTTACGGGAAATGATCCATATCCCAGTGTGTCCCCACCGGAGGTCCCGATGATCGATTCACGTACCGCGCCCTATGCTGCGCTTCTGCTCCGCCTCACCCTCGGCGGCCTGTTCCTGGCTCATGCCAGCCTCAAGCTGTTCGTGTTCAGCCCGGCCGGCACCGCAAAGTTCTTCGGCAGCATCGGCCTGCCGCCCGAGCTCGCCTACCTCGTCATCACGTCCGAGATCCTGGCCGGCATCGCCCTGATCCTCGGCATCTACACCCGATGGGTCGCCTTGGCCGCCGTTCCGATCCTGCTCGGCGCCATCTTCACCGTGCACGGCGCCGCCGGCTTCTTCTTCAACAATCCGAAGGGCGGCTGGGAATATCCGGCGTTCTGGGCCGTGACCCTGGTGATCCAGGCCCTGCTCGGCGATGGCGCCTATGCCCTCGGCGGCCTCCGCGCCAGCCTTGCCGGCGGTCAGCTGCGCAGCGCACATTGAGGCTAGCGTAGGGTTCGCTGACCGCCGCCACTCCCCCGATGTCATCCTCGCGAAAGCGGGGATCCATAGCCACCGGCGGATCTGAGTTGAGCACGATGGTCGACGCGCGGCCTGCCTCGAACATCGATCACGCGGTATGGGTCCCGGGTCGGCGCCCCAACGTCGCGATGCGACGTTCGGACTTGCCCGGGACGACAGTTGTGGTTGGGTCAACAGAGTGAACAGACCGAGGAGTGATGACATGACCCTGCCCAGCATCTTCCTGTCGCACGGCTCGCCGATGCTGCCGCTCACGGACTCGGCGGCGCGTGACTTCCTCCTCAGCCTTGGTCGCAGCCTGCCGCGGCCGAAGGCGATCCTCGTCGTCTCAGCGCACTGGGAGACGGACATCCCCGTCGTCAATGCCGTCGCGACCAACGAGACGATCTACGATTTCTACGGATTTCCGCGTGAGCTCTACCAACTGACCTATCCCGCGCCGGGTGCGCCCGATCTTGCATGCGCCGTTGCCGAACGCCTGCAGGCCGCAGGCCTACCGGTCGCGATCGACCGCGAGCGCGGGCTCGATCACGGCGCCTGGGTGCCGTTGCTCTTGATGTATCCGCAAGCCGACATTCCGGTGCTGCAGCTCTCGATCCAGACCGAGCGCGGGCCTGCGCACCACCTCGCGCTCGGCCGCGCGCTGGCACCGCTGCGCGACGAGGGCGTGCTGATCATCGGCAGCGGCAGCTTCACCCACAATCTCGGTGAATTCCGCAAGCGAAGGCTCGACATCGACGATCCCGCGCCATCCTGGGTGGTCGACTTTGCCGACTGGGTGCACCAGGCCGCGATCGAAGGCCGCGTCGACGATCTCGTCGACTACCGGCATCTCGCGCCGCATGCGCGCGACAATCATCCGACTGATGAGCACTTCCTGCCGCTGTTCGCAGCACTCGGCGCCGCCGGCGAGGGCGCGCGCGTCGAACGGCTGCACAACAGTGCCAATTACGGCGTGCTGCGCATGGACGTGTATGCGTTTCATGCGGCGCAGCAGGGTGACTTGGCGGCTTGAATCACAAGCGCTGCGCATCGGGCACGGACTGAAGCGACGAGCGGGCACGCGCGCCTGGCCGCACGTGGCTGCTAGTCAGAGTTGGGTGGGGACAGCCATACGAATTTGTGCCGCTTGCGATCCCATTTCAGCTTGGCGAAATTGTCGCAATCCATGCACGCCCATAGCGTGATCGTCTTGTCGTCGTCCAACGACAGCGCGGTGTATTGGTGCGGCATCTGGAACGCGTCGAGCAGACGTATTCTCGGTTTGCCGACGGTGGGCAGGTCGAGGATCATGAAGAATCGCCCCCGCGCTCCCTTGCAGTCCTC encodes:
- a CDS encoding alpha/beta hydrolase; the protein is MDVRVYFATNRQPLTADGTDQIMGFGSDLGPVNGLSVRYGRADIAVDLAARTYALVPGSVHVEPEQLIFPQGSGPVLGSDTIFGALRADMQAKARATIAFIHGFSNSFVDAIERAGWISAFYGLDANMFVFSWPSVASPFGVPLPYVDYQHDRKTAAASGPAVARTLRRLYDFVDTLPEGQRCNQSIHLVCHSMGVYVLRNALQALMQMPDPVAGATMSSGVSAMVRMGGAQPSLIGLRKTFDKVVLAAADEDADAFDDPAKLKYLPRTATSVTVYHSTKDWVLNTLSAGTKFNGPRLGNDGPENMGSISDKVTAIDCSDVTTFEQDPQEHQYYRIFPVVRDDIVQVLNGVPQNQVTNREPVASARYRIRPQADVAANASAAKPRVAKARVPKAPVPKAGAAKKKQAGGS
- a CDS encoding thioesterase family protein; this encodes MSDNAVPTPQAAGPFRSSIMQVEPQWIDYNGHLNMAYYNVMFDRAIDQLWAELGIGPAYMKERQGSTFTAECHVRYLREIHLGDPVEIAVWLIAADEKRLHTFEELRHADEGWVSATSENMSIHIDMTRRKVAPFPTDIQQSIGRMLQAHAALPLPEGLGRAIGMPRKKD
- a CDS encoding FAD-binding oxidoreductase — translated: MATTIPHHDLKRPAPEALKSALDALAARFGNRLITSQAVREQHGHTTTWLPTQPPDGVVLAQETADIQDVVRICAPRGVPIIPFGTGTSLEGQVNAPAGGICIDMRDMNKVLEVHAEDLDCVIQPGVTRKALNEYLRDQGLFFPIDPGADASLGGMASTRASGTNAVRYGTIRENVLALKVVRGDGEIIKTGTRAKKSAAGYDLTHLFIGAEGTLGIICEMTIRLRGIPETIAAAACSFETVRGACQATILAIQTGIPVARIELLNAAQVRACNAYSKLTLPETPLLLLEFHGSEAEVAEQSKNFAEIAAECGGGDFSWTTKPEDRTKLWQARHDAYWSVKAIRPGAGVVATDVCVPISRLADCVAETEEDLARLGLTSPIVGHVGDGNFHCSLICDVDDADEMARGEEFMHRLVERAQAMGGTCTGEHGIGQGKQKYLKSELGEEALDAMRAVKKALDPQNIFNPGKIIPAG
- a CDS encoding GCG_CRPN prefix-to-repeats domain-containing protein translates to MRHLFTSALLAATVMLGGSAAHAFTLPAQPAAPDSNVERVAGGCGPGWFPDRFGRCRPAPRVYRPYGYGGYGPRTCFLRPTPWGPRRVCR
- a CDS encoding SulP family inorganic anion transporter, which translates into the protein MTVQPRNDGDHHWPMLRSLRGWQISALPADLAAGLTLAAIAIPEQMATAKLGGFTPETGFFAFMAGSLGFALFGANRFLSCGADSTITPIFAGGLALLAASGTPEYGSLAAALALLVGIMLVLAGGFRLGGIANLLSVPVTVGFLAGIAVHIIVSQLPGVLGLPSPSGPTLARIATLAGELGKANAYTLIIGFGVLATVMVCERISARLPGALIALAASTSFVVAAGLQARGVSVIGEVSGTVPMPSVPLIGPEQWAKLVPLAFLIAVVVMVQTSATTRSFPSDPNRPADVDRDFIGAGAGSVLAGLFGAFPVNASPPRTGIVVETGGRSQVAGLLAAAIVLLLVLFGARLLAHVPEAALGGVLLFVALRIVRVAQIVSVYRQSKGEFLLILATAAAIVALPIEQGVALGISLSLLHGIWSTTRAHLIAFERVPDTTIWWPAHPQIKGEVLSDVAVVGFQAPLSFLNAATFRADLQHMLRSRKPRLLVFEASAIVEIDFTAAQALREVIALCNEAGIVFAVARLESLRAQAAFERFGLYDALPRDHVFHSVDLALRSLAPQLDTK
- a CDS encoding LysR family transcriptional regulator — encoded protein: MLDRLTGLEVLSKVAGSGSLSGAARLLGMSPTMVTKHLAALETRLGTKLFHRTTRRLTITEAGRRYLDLAERVLGDFEAAESAIAADRVEPRGLLRLNVPLAFGTRQIAPLLARFAELYPGVSVELGLNDRLVDLIEEGWDLAIRIGTLRDSTLVARRLAPCRMMVCAAPSYLAAHGVPRTTADLAGHNCLGYTLAQAGPSRWRMGGKTAVDATVSGNLRANNGDALLAAALAGQGLIYQPTFIVGDELRAGRLVPVRLDVPPSELLAVHAVYLPDHTPSAKVRAFIDYLASAFAPEPPWDRDLA
- a CDS encoding DoxX family protein, with product MIDSRTAPYAALLLRLTLGGLFLAHASLKLFVFSPAGTAKFFGSIGLPPELAYLVITSEILAGIALILGIYTRWVALAAVPILLGAIFTVHGAAGFFFNNPKGGWEYPAFWAVTLVIQALLGDGAYALGGLRASLAGGQLRSAH
- a CDS encoding DODA-type extradiol aromatic ring-opening family dioxygenase, yielding MTLPSIFLSHGSPMLPLTDSAARDFLLSLGRSLPRPKAILVVSAHWETDIPVVNAVATNETIYDFYGFPRELYQLTYPAPGAPDLACAVAERLQAAGLPVAIDRERGLDHGAWVPLLLMYPQADIPVLQLSIQTERGPAHHLALGRALAPLRDEGVLIIGSGSFTHNLGEFRKRRLDIDDPAPSWVVDFADWVHQAAIEGRVDDLVDYRHLAPHARDNHPTDEHFLPLFAALGAAGEGARVERLHNSANYGVLRMDVYAFHAAQQGDLAA